A single window of Halococcus saccharolyticus DSM 5350 DNA harbors:
- a CDS encoding SDR family oxidoreductase: MAADQPLAGHAAIVTGASSGIGSATAHALARDGADVALAARREAKLEELADDLETDHGATTLVAPTDVTEEDAVAELIDGTVDAFGGLDILVNNAGLARGSAVEELSTEEYRTMMGVNVDGCFFTTRAALPHLRASEGNLIFVGSFAGQYPRPFNPVYAATKWWVRGFAHSVAGAVGEAGVGVTVVNPSEVRTEFGDDESFEERFDEGEVTEPDEIADAIAFAARQDRSTVSELDLFRRDKLSDF; encoded by the coding sequence ATGGCAGCCGACCAGCCACTCGCCGGCCACGCGGCGATCGTCACTGGAGCCAGTTCGGGGATCGGGAGTGCGACGGCACACGCGCTCGCGCGCGATGGGGCGGACGTCGCACTCGCTGCACGACGGGAGGCGAAGTTGGAAGAACTCGCCGACGACCTCGAAACCGATCACGGCGCTACGACCCTCGTCGCGCCGACCGACGTGACCGAGGAGGACGCGGTCGCGGAGCTGATCGACGGGACGGTCGACGCGTTCGGCGGCCTCGATATCCTCGTCAACAACGCCGGCCTCGCGCGCGGATCGGCTGTCGAAGAGCTCTCGACCGAGGAGTACCGCACCATGATGGGCGTCAACGTCGACGGGTGTTTCTTCACGACGCGCGCGGCGCTCCCACATCTCCGGGCATCCGAGGGAAACCTGATCTTCGTCGGGAGCTTCGCGGGACAGTACCCCCGTCCGTTCAACCCGGTCTACGCAGCCACGAAGTGGTGGGTCCGTGGGTTCGCCCATAGCGTCGCCGGCGCGGTCGGGGAGGCGGGCGTCGGCGTCACTGTGGTCAACCCCTCGGAGGTGCGGACGGAGTTCGGCGACGACGAGAGTTTCGAAGAGCGGTTCGACGAGGGTGAGGTCACCGAACCCGACGAGATCGCCGACGCGATCGCGTTCGCCGCGCGCCAGGATCGCTCGACGGTGAGCGAACTCGACCTCTTCCGACGCGACAAGCTCAGCGACTTCTGA
- a CDS encoding MBL fold metallo-hydrolase: MSDATSESDSTPETDAIAPAALARAIDAGEPVALLDVRDRDEVASWAIEGPSIEREHVPYARFLQAEVTGGVDDLAADLELDEPITVVCGRGEASDHVADLLAEAGVAARNLVEGMTGWARVYHADEIDVEGPATVVQYRRPSSGCLAYLVHAGGEAAVIDPLRTFVDRYAADAADRRVDLRYAIDTHLHADHVSGVRRLAAETGAEPILPEPAAARGVDGVTTVADGEALAFGDTVIEAIAAPGHTSGAFAFRAGDALLTGDSLFLDGVPRPDLEAGADGAHDLAGTLHDTLTERFDALDDDLLVAPGHHGPSEQPEAGGAYTARLGDLRDRLPVFSLDRERFVERVLDRMGPRPANHERIVAINRGREQTDDETAFELELGPNNCAAASTE, from the coding sequence ATGAGCGACGCCACGTCCGAGTCCGACTCCACACCGGAGACGGACGCGATCGCCCCCGCTGCACTCGCGCGCGCCATCGACGCCGGGGAGCCGGTGGCGCTACTCGACGTCCGCGACCGCGACGAAGTCGCGTCGTGGGCCATCGAGGGGCCGTCGATCGAGCGCGAGCACGTTCCCTACGCCCGATTCCTTCAGGCCGAGGTCACCGGCGGAGTCGACGACCTCGCCGCCGATCTCGAACTCGACGAGCCGATCACGGTGGTCTGTGGCCGCGGCGAGGCGAGCGATCACGTTGCCGACCTGCTCGCCGAGGCGGGCGTCGCGGCCCGCAACCTCGTCGAGGGGATGACGGGCTGGGCGCGGGTCTATCACGCGGACGAGATCGATGTCGAGGGGCCCGCGACGGTCGTCCAGTACCGCCGCCCCTCCAGCGGCTGCCTTGCGTATCTCGTCCACGCCGGCGGCGAGGCGGCAGTGATCGACCCGCTCCGGACGTTCGTCGATCGGTACGCCGCGGATGCGGCGGACCGCAGGGTCGACCTCCGCTACGCGATCGACACCCATCTCCACGCCGATCACGTGAGCGGCGTTCGACGGCTCGCAGCCGAAACCGGGGCGGAGCCGATCCTTCCCGAGCCTGCCGCCGCACGCGGCGTCGACGGCGTCACGACGGTCGCCGACGGCGAAGCACTCGCGTTCGGCGACACGGTGATCGAAGCGATCGCCGCACCGGGCCACACCTCGGGCGCGTTCGCGTTCCGGGCCGGCGACGCCCTGCTGACTGGCGACTCGCTGTTTCTCGACGGCGTTCCGCGGCCGGACCTCGAAGCCGGTGCCGACGGCGCGCATGACCTCGCGGGGACGCTCCACGACACGCTGACTGAGCGATTCGACGCGCTCGACGACGACTTGCTCGTCGCGCCAGGCCACCACGGTCCGTCTGAGCAGCCGGAAGCTGGCGGTGCGTACACCGCGCGGCTCGGTGACCTCCGCGATCGACTTCCCGTGTTCTCACTCGATCGCGAGCGGTTCGTCGAGCGGGTGCTCGACCGGATGGGGCCGCGGCCGGCGAACCACGAACGCATCGTCGCGATCAACCGCGGACGGGAACAAACCGACGACGAGACCGCGTTCGAACTCGAACTCGGGCCGAACAACTGCGCCGCTGCGTCCACGGAGTGA
- a CDS encoding RNA-binding protein — translation MQVRSRHHLRSDAVDEIERTLADRLGVDLAGDTYERVEFAESDRDLVLVDGEPLVIYLDDDPFLTVRGANAHPPETGVVTVDTGAISFVSDGADVMRPGITEADPGIEANQHVVIVEEAHGKALAIGRALVDGTEMDGDSGKVVASVHHVGDDLYEFSI, via the coding sequence ATGCAGGTCAGATCCCGACACCACCTCAGAAGCGACGCGGTCGACGAGATCGAGCGGACGCTCGCCGATCGGCTCGGCGTCGATCTCGCTGGTGACACCTACGAGCGCGTCGAGTTCGCCGAAAGCGATCGTGACCTCGTCCTCGTCGACGGCGAGCCGCTCGTGATCTATCTCGACGACGACCCCTTTCTCACGGTGCGCGGCGCGAACGCCCACCCGCCCGAGACGGGCGTCGTCACCGTCGACACCGGCGCGATCTCGTTCGTCTCCGACGGTGCGGACGTGATGCGGCCAGGCATCACCGAAGCCGATCCCGGAATCGAGGCGAACCAGCACGTCGTGATCGTCGAAGAGGCCCATGGCAAAGCGCTCGCGATCGGACGTGCGCTCGTCGACGGCACCGAGATGGACGGGGATTCGGGGAAGGTCGTCGCGTCGGTCCACCACGTCGGCGACGACCTCTACGAGTTTTCGATCTGA
- a CDS encoding DUF7562 family protein, which translates to MWGSRRTRESKTVTCIACGGSVRRSEAREYDKHGDRWERTGKEFEHLCKDCYRDLCHQPRDDLEALLVEIHAIEGTASQTAFLRRYDEIVEERYGPLEERER; encoded by the coding sequence ATGTGGGGGTCCCGGCGCACCCGGGAGAGCAAGACGGTCACCTGTATTGCGTGCGGCGGCTCGGTCCGGCGCTCGGAGGCGCGCGAGTACGACAAGCACGGCGACCGATGGGAACGCACAGGAAAAGAGTTCGAACACCTCTGCAAGGACTGTTATCGGGATCTCTGCCACCAGCCGCGCGACGATCTCGAAGCCCTGCTCGTCGAGATCCACGCCATCGAGGGGACCGCGTCGCAGACCGCGTTCCTCCGGCGATACGACGAGATCGTTGAGGAACGCTACGGCCCGCTCGAAGAGCGCGAGCGCTGA